One Choloepus didactylus isolate mChoDid1 chromosome 8, mChoDid1.pri, whole genome shotgun sequence DNA window includes the following coding sequences:
- the CDCA3 gene encoding cell division cycle-associated protein 3 isoform X1, whose product MGLAKSVPVTPARPPPHNKHLARVADPRSPSAGIQRTPIQVESSPQLSLSAGAKLEGPNQAQDADPRSPTLGIVRTPMKTSTGDPPSPLVKQLSQIFETEAPRSNLSPEPVLLLEAPSSSELDLSLDTQLSLEDQMPPLNDTELPSKHMFSKEEAGQPTETSVASQGSDKPLRDPATPWSSGSKCNRRKPNGKVLRRSPLTILQDDNSPGTLTPRQGKRPTPLRENVREGAILGTGRLLKTGGRAWEQGQDHDKENQHFPLVEN is encoded by the exons ATGGGCTTGGCCAAGAGCGTCCCAGTCACTCCAGCGCGGCCTCCGCCGCACAACAAGCACCTGGCTCGAGTGGCGGACCCCCGTTCACCCAGCGCCGGCATCCAGCGCACCCCCATACAG GTGGAGAGCTCTCCACAGTTAAGCCTATCAGCAGGGGCGAAGCTGGAGGGTCCTAATCAGGCCCAGGACGCAGATCCCCGCTCTCCTACTCTTGGCATTGTGCGGACACCTATGAAGACAAGCACAGGCG ACCCTCCAAGCCCACTTGTGAAGCAGCTAAGTCAAATATTTGAGACTGAAGCACCCAGATCAAATCTGTCCCCAGAGCCTGTTTTGCTCCTGGAAGCACCTTCATCTTCTGAATTGGACTTGTCTCTGGACACCCAGTTATCCCTTGAGGACCAGATGCCACCTCTGAACGACACTGAGCTCCCTTCCAAACACATGTTTTCTAAGGAGGAAGCAGGACAGCCCACAGAAACCTCTGTAGCCAGCCAGGGCTCAGACAAGCCCTTGAGAGATCCTGCGACTCCCTGGTCTTCAG GTTCTAAGTGTAATAGACGGAAACCAAATGGCAAGGTACTACGGAGATCCCCCCTCACCATCCTGCAGGATGACAACTCCCCCGGAACCCTGACACCACGACAG GGTAAGCGGCCTACTCCCCTGAGGGAAAATGTTAGGGAAGGGGCCATCCTGGGAACTGGACGACTTCTGAAAACTGGAGGACGAGCATGGGAGCAAGGCCAGGACCATGACAAGGAAAATCAGCACTTTCCCTTGGTAGAGAACTAG
- the CDCA3 gene encoding cell division cycle-associated protein 3 isoform X2 produces the protein MKTSTGDPPSPLVKQLSQIFETEAPRSNLSPEPVLLLEAPSSSELDLSLDTQLSLEDQMPPLNDTELPSKHMFSKEEAGQPTETSVASQGSDKPLRDPATPWSSGSKCNRRKPNGKVLRRSPLTILQDDNSPGTLTPRQGKRPTPLRENVREGAILGTGRLLKTGGRAWEQGQDHDKENQHFPLVEN, from the exons ATGAAGACAAGCACAGGCG ACCCTCCAAGCCCACTTGTGAAGCAGCTAAGTCAAATATTTGAGACTGAAGCACCCAGATCAAATCTGTCCCCAGAGCCTGTTTTGCTCCTGGAAGCACCTTCATCTTCTGAATTGGACTTGTCTCTGGACACCCAGTTATCCCTTGAGGACCAGATGCCACCTCTGAACGACACTGAGCTCCCTTCCAAACACATGTTTTCTAAGGAGGAAGCAGGACAGCCCACAGAAACCTCTGTAGCCAGCCAGGGCTCAGACAAGCCCTTGAGAGATCCTGCGACTCCCTGGTCTTCAG GTTCTAAGTGTAATAGACGGAAACCAAATGGCAAGGTACTACGGAGATCCCCCCTCACCATCCTGCAGGATGACAACTCCCCCGGAACCCTGACACCACGACAG GGTAAGCGGCCTACTCCCCTGAGGGAAAATGTTAGGGAAGGGGCCATCCTGGGAACTGGACGACTTCTGAAAACTGGAGGACGAGCATGGGAGCAAGGCCAGGACCATGACAAGGAAAATCAGCACTTTCCCTTGGTAGAGAACTAG
- the GNB3 gene encoding guanine nucleotide-binding protein G(I)/G(S)/G(T) subunit beta-3 isoform X2, which produces MGEMEQLRQEAEQLKKQIADARKACADITMAELVSGLEVVGRVQMRMRRTLRGHLAKIYAMHWATDSKLLVSASQDGKLIVWDTYTTNKVHAIPLRSSWVMTCAYAPSGNFVACGGLDNMCSIYSLKSREGNVKVSRELSAHTGYLSCCRFLDDNNIVTSSGDTTALWDIETGQQKTVFVGHTGDCMSLAVSPDFQFFISGACDASAKLWDVREGTCRQTFTGHESDINAICFFPNGEAICTGSDDASCRLFDLRADQELTAYSHESVICGITSVAFSLSGRLLFAGYDDFNCNVWDSMKGERVGILSGHDNRVSCLGVTADGMAVATGSWDSFLKIWN; this is translated from the exons ATGGGGGAGATGGAGCAGCTGCGGCAGGAAGCAGAACAACTCAAGAAGCAGATTGCA GATGCCAGGAAAGCCTGTGCTGACATTACCATGGCAGAG CTGGTGTCTGGCCTAGAGGTCGTGGGACGAGTCCAGATGCGGATGCGGCGGACGTTAAggggtcacctggccaagatcTATGCCATGCACTGGGCCACTGACTCCAA GCTGCTGGTAAGTGCCTCGCAAGACGGCAAGCTGATCGTGTGGGACACCTACACCACCAACAAG GTGCATGCCATCCCTCTGCGCTCCTCCTGGGTCATGACCTGTGCCTATGCCCCGTCGGGGAACTTCGTGGCCTGTGGGGGACTGGACAACATGTGTTCCATCTACAGCCTCAAATCACGGGAGGGCAATGTCAAGGTCAGCCGGGAGCTCTCTGCGCACACAG GTTATCTCTCCTGCTGCCGCTTCCTGGATGACAACAACATTGTGACCAGCTCCGGGGACACCAC CGCCCTGTGGGATATTGAGACTGGGCAGCAGAAGACTGTGTTTGTGGGGCACACGGGTGACTGCATGAGCCTGGCTGTATCTCCTGACTTTCAGTTCTTCATCTCCGGGGCCTGTGACGCCAGTGCCAAGCTGTGGGACGTCCGGGAAGGCACCTGCCGCCAGACTTTCACTGGCCATGAGTCGGACATCAACGCCATCTGT TTCTTCCCCAACGGAGAGGCCATCTGCACGGGCTCGGACGACGCCTCCTGCCGCCTGTTTGACCTGCGGGCGGACCAGGAGCTGACCGCCTACTCCCACGAGAGTGTAATCTGCGGCATCACGTCCGTGGCCTTCTCCCTCAGCGGACGCCTGCTCTTCGCGGGCTACGATGACTTCAACTGCAATGTCTGGGACTCCATGAAGGGCGAGCGCGTGG gCATCCTCTCTGGCCATGACAACAGGGTCAGCTGCCTGGGGGTCACAGCTGATGGGATGGCTGTGGCCACCGGATCCTGGGACAGCTTTCTCAAGATCTGGAACTGA
- the GNB3 gene encoding guanine nucleotide-binding protein G(I)/G(S)/G(T) subunit beta-3 isoform X1: MGEMEQLRQEAEQLKKQIADARKACADITMAELVSGLEVVGRVQMRMRRTLRGHLAKIYAMHWATDSKLLVSASQDGKLIVWDTYTTNKVHAIPLRSSWVMTCAYAPSGNFVACGGLDNMCSIYSLKSREGNVKVSRELSAHTGYLSCCRFLDDNNIVTSSGDTTCALWDIETGQQKTVFVGHTGDCMSLAVSPDFQFFISGACDASAKLWDVREGTCRQTFTGHESDINAICFFPNGEAICTGSDDASCRLFDLRADQELTAYSHESVICGITSVAFSLSGRLLFAGYDDFNCNVWDSMKGERVGILSGHDNRVSCLGVTADGMAVATGSWDSFLKIWN; the protein is encoded by the exons ATGGGGGAGATGGAGCAGCTGCGGCAGGAAGCAGAACAACTCAAGAAGCAGATTGCA GATGCCAGGAAAGCCTGTGCTGACATTACCATGGCAGAG CTGGTGTCTGGCCTAGAGGTCGTGGGACGAGTCCAGATGCGGATGCGGCGGACGTTAAggggtcacctggccaagatcTATGCCATGCACTGGGCCACTGACTCCAA GCTGCTGGTAAGTGCCTCGCAAGACGGCAAGCTGATCGTGTGGGACACCTACACCACCAACAAG GTGCATGCCATCCCTCTGCGCTCCTCCTGGGTCATGACCTGTGCCTATGCCCCGTCGGGGAACTTCGTGGCCTGTGGGGGACTGGACAACATGTGTTCCATCTACAGCCTCAAATCACGGGAGGGCAATGTCAAGGTCAGCCGGGAGCTCTCTGCGCACACAG GTTATCTCTCCTGCTGCCGCTTCCTGGATGACAACAACATTGTGACCAGCTCCGGGGACACCACGTG CGCCCTGTGGGATATTGAGACTGGGCAGCAGAAGACTGTGTTTGTGGGGCACACGGGTGACTGCATGAGCCTGGCTGTATCTCCTGACTTTCAGTTCTTCATCTCCGGGGCCTGTGACGCCAGTGCCAAGCTGTGGGACGTCCGGGAAGGCACCTGCCGCCAGACTTTCACTGGCCATGAGTCGGACATCAACGCCATCTGT TTCTTCCCCAACGGAGAGGCCATCTGCACGGGCTCGGACGACGCCTCCTGCCGCCTGTTTGACCTGCGGGCGGACCAGGAGCTGACCGCCTACTCCCACGAGAGTGTAATCTGCGGCATCACGTCCGTGGCCTTCTCCCTCAGCGGACGCCTGCTCTTCGCGGGCTACGATGACTTCAACTGCAATGTCTGGGACTCCATGAAGGGCGAGCGCGTGG gCATCCTCTCTGGCCATGACAACAGGGTCAGCTGCCTGGGGGTCACAGCTGATGGGATGGCTGTGGCCACCGGATCCTGGGACAGCTTTCTCAAGATCTGGAACTGA
- the P3H3 gene encoding prolyl 3-hydroxylase 3 isoform X1, which translates to MVGLLRLLLLLLVLPPPGSPEPPGLASLSPGAPPQAPDLLYADGLRAYAAGAWAPAVALLREALRSWAALGRARRDCGALCAAEPGAALPAVLAGNQAQGSWERLLLRAALRRAECLTQCAARRLGPGGAARLRVRGALRAAFRRREPYNYLQRAYYQLKKLDLAVAAAHTFFVANPTHLQMREDMAKYRRMSRVRPQSFRDLESPPHWAAYDAGLELLGRQEAGLALPRLEEALQESLDQTENCRASCEGPEAQQQEEEEDGAGSQGGLYEAIAGHWIRVLQCRQRCVEDTATRPGRSSPVPDFLPSQLKWLHEAYAQVGNLSQAMENVLSILLFYPEDEAARKALKGYQAQLGGPRPGLRPREDIQRFVLRSLGEKRQLYYAMEHLGTSFQDPDPWTPVAFVPEALREKLREDQEKRPWDHEPPQPKPLTHWKDVLLLEGVTLTQDARQLNGSERAVLDGLLTPAECGALLQLAKDAAGAGARSGYRGRRSPHTPHERFDGLTVLKAAQLARAGTVGSQGAKLLLEVSERVRTLTQAYFSPERPLHLSFTHLVCRSAIEGEQEQRMDLSHPVHADNCVLDPDTGECWREPPAYTYRDYSGLLYLNDDFQGGDLFFTEPNALTVTAQVRPRCGRLVAFSSGGENPHGVWAVTRGRRCALALWHTWAPEHREEEWTEANELLQEPEETEEEEEEEMPSRAPSPEPPGRRLQRVQDKAGKLPRVREEL; encoded by the exons ATGGTCGGGCTCCTccgcctgctgctgctgctgctcgtGCTGCCTCCCCCAGGGTCCCCTGAGCCCCCAGGCCTGGCCTCGCTGTCCCCGGGGGCGCCTCCCCAGGCCCCGGACTTGCTCTACGCCGACGGACTGCGGGCCTACGCGGCGGGGGCTTGGGCGCCGGCTGTGGCGCTGCTGCGGGAGGCGCTGCGGAGCTGGGCGGCGCTGGGCCGCGCGCGGCGGGACTGCGGCGCGCTGTGCGCCGCCGAGCCCGGGGCCGCTCTCCCCGCGGTGCTCGCGGGCAACCAAGCGCAGGGGTCCTGGGAGCGGCTGCTCCTCCGCGCCGCGCTGCGCCGCGCCGAGTGCCTGACCCAGTGCGCCGCGCGGAGGCTCGGCCCGGGGGGAGCGGCGCGGCTCCGCGTGCGGGGCGCGCTGCGGGCCGCTTTCCGCCGCCGGGAGCCCTACAACTACCTGCAGAGGGCCTACTACCAG CTGAAGAAGTTGGACCTGGCGGTGGCAGCAGCACACACCTTCTTTGTAGCGAACCCAACACACCTGCAGATGCGGGAGGACATGGCTAAGTACCGCCGGATGTCCCGGGTTCGGCCCCAGAGCTTCCGGGACCTGGAGTCACCCCCGCACTGG GCAGCCTACGACGCAGGGCTGGAGCTGCTGGGGCGTCAGGAGGCAGGGCTGGCGCTGCCCAGGCTGGAGGAGGCCCTGCAGGAGAGCCTGGACCAGACGGAGAACTGCCGGGCCAGCTGTGAGGGGCCTGAGGCGCAGcagcaggaggaagaagaggatggGGCCGGGAGCCAGGGGGGCCTGTATGAGGCCATTGCAG GGCACTGGATTCGGGTCCTGCAGTGCCGGCAGCGCTGTGTGGAGGACACAGCCACTCGTCCTGGTCGCAGCTCCCCTGTCCCCGACTTCCTTCCCAGCCAGCTGAAGTGGCTGCACGAGGCCTATGCTCAGG TGGGAAATCTGTCCCAGGCAATGGAAAATGTCCTGAGTATCCTGCTCTTCTACCCGGAAGACGAGGCTGCCAGGAAGGCTCTGAAGGGGTACCAGGCCCAGCTGGGAGGGCCAAGACCCGGCCTCCGGCCCAGAGAG GACATCCAGCGCTTCGTCCTTCGATCCCTGGGGGAGAAGAGGCAGCTCTATTATGCCATGGAGCACCTGGGGACCAGCTTCCAGGATCCG GATCCCTGGACTCCAGTGGCTTTCGTCCCCGAGGCACTTAGAGAAAAGCTCAG AGAGGATCAGGAGAAGAGGCCCTGGGACCATGAGCCTCCGCAGCCTAAGCCCTTGACCCACTGGAAGG ACGTGCTTCTCCTGGAGGGAGTAACTCTGACCCAGGATGCGAGGCAGCTGAACGGCTCGGAGCGAGCCGTGCTGGATGGGCTGCTCACCCCGGCCGAGTGTGGGGCACTGCTGCAGCTAGCCAAG GATGCAGCAGGGGCTGGAGCCCGGTCTGGCTATCGTGGCCGCCGCTCCCCGCACACGCCGCATGAACGCTTCGATGGGCTCACAGTGCTCAAGGCTGCGCAG CTGGCTCGGGCAGGGACTGTGGGCAGTCAGGGCGCTAAGCTGCTTCTGGAGGTGAGTGAGCGTGTGCGGACCTTGACCCAGGCCTACTTCTCCCCAGAAAGACCCTTGCATCTTTCCTTCACCCACCTGGTGTGCCGCAGCGCCATAGAAG GAGAGCAGGAACAGCGCATGGACCTGAGTCACCCAGTGCACGCAGACAACTGCGTTCTGGACCCCGACACGGGAGAGTGCTGGCGGGAGCCCCCAGCCTACACCTATCGAGACTACAG TGGACTCCTCTACCTCAACGATGACTTCCAGGGTGGGGACCTGTTCTTCACGGAACCCAACGCCCTCACTGTCACG GCTCAGGTCCGTCCTCGTTGTGGACGCCTCGTGGCTTTCAGCTCCGGTGGCGAGAATCCCCATGGCGTGTGGGCCGTGACGCGGGGCCGACGCTGCGCCCTGGCGCTGTGGCACACGTGGGCGCCTGAGCACAGGGAGGAG gagtgGACAGAAGCCAATGAGCTGCTGCAGGAGCCAGAGGAgaccgaggaggaggaggaagaggaaatgcCCAGCAGAGCACCCTCCCCAGAACCCCCCGGCCGCAGGCTTCAGCGGGTCCAAGACAAGGCTGGGAAACTGCCTCGGGTTCGGGAGGAGCTGTGA
- the P3H3 gene encoding prolyl 3-hydroxylase 3 isoform X2: MREDMAKYRRMSRVRPQSFRDLESPPHWAAYDAGLELLGRQEAGLALPRLEEALQESLDQTENCRASCEGPEAQQQEEEEDGAGSQGGLYEAIAGHWIRVLQCRQRCVEDTATRPGRSSPVPDFLPSQLKWLHEAYAQVGNLSQAMENVLSILLFYPEDEAARKALKGYQAQLGGPRPGLRPREDIQRFVLRSLGEKRQLYYAMEHLGTSFQDPDPWTPVAFVPEALREKLREDQEKRPWDHEPPQPKPLTHWKDVLLLEGVTLTQDARQLNGSERAVLDGLLTPAECGALLQLAKDAAGAGARSGYRGRRSPHTPHERFDGLTVLKAAQLARAGTVGSQGAKLLLEVSERVRTLTQAYFSPERPLHLSFTHLVCRSAIEGEQEQRMDLSHPVHADNCVLDPDTGECWREPPAYTYRDYSGLLYLNDDFQGGDLFFTEPNALTVTAQVRPRCGRLVAFSSGGENPHGVWAVTRGRRCALALWHTWAPEHREEEWTEANELLQEPEETEEEEEEEMPSRAPSPEPPGRRLQRVQDKAGKLPRVREEL, translated from the exons ATGCGGGAGGACATGGCTAAGTACCGCCGGATGTCCCGGGTTCGGCCCCAGAGCTTCCGGGACCTGGAGTCACCCCCGCACTGG GCAGCCTACGACGCAGGGCTGGAGCTGCTGGGGCGTCAGGAGGCAGGGCTGGCGCTGCCCAGGCTGGAGGAGGCCCTGCAGGAGAGCCTGGACCAGACGGAGAACTGCCGGGCCAGCTGTGAGGGGCCTGAGGCGCAGcagcaggaggaagaagaggatggGGCCGGGAGCCAGGGGGGCCTGTATGAGGCCATTGCAG GGCACTGGATTCGGGTCCTGCAGTGCCGGCAGCGCTGTGTGGAGGACACAGCCACTCGTCCTGGTCGCAGCTCCCCTGTCCCCGACTTCCTTCCCAGCCAGCTGAAGTGGCTGCACGAGGCCTATGCTCAGG TGGGAAATCTGTCCCAGGCAATGGAAAATGTCCTGAGTATCCTGCTCTTCTACCCGGAAGACGAGGCTGCCAGGAAGGCTCTGAAGGGGTACCAGGCCCAGCTGGGAGGGCCAAGACCCGGCCTCCGGCCCAGAGAG GACATCCAGCGCTTCGTCCTTCGATCCCTGGGGGAGAAGAGGCAGCTCTATTATGCCATGGAGCACCTGGGGACCAGCTTCCAGGATCCG GATCCCTGGACTCCAGTGGCTTTCGTCCCCGAGGCACTTAGAGAAAAGCTCAG AGAGGATCAGGAGAAGAGGCCCTGGGACCATGAGCCTCCGCAGCCTAAGCCCTTGACCCACTGGAAGG ACGTGCTTCTCCTGGAGGGAGTAACTCTGACCCAGGATGCGAGGCAGCTGAACGGCTCGGAGCGAGCCGTGCTGGATGGGCTGCTCACCCCGGCCGAGTGTGGGGCACTGCTGCAGCTAGCCAAG GATGCAGCAGGGGCTGGAGCCCGGTCTGGCTATCGTGGCCGCCGCTCCCCGCACACGCCGCATGAACGCTTCGATGGGCTCACAGTGCTCAAGGCTGCGCAG CTGGCTCGGGCAGGGACTGTGGGCAGTCAGGGCGCTAAGCTGCTTCTGGAGGTGAGTGAGCGTGTGCGGACCTTGACCCAGGCCTACTTCTCCCCAGAAAGACCCTTGCATCTTTCCTTCACCCACCTGGTGTGCCGCAGCGCCATAGAAG GAGAGCAGGAACAGCGCATGGACCTGAGTCACCCAGTGCACGCAGACAACTGCGTTCTGGACCCCGACACGGGAGAGTGCTGGCGGGAGCCCCCAGCCTACACCTATCGAGACTACAG TGGACTCCTCTACCTCAACGATGACTTCCAGGGTGGGGACCTGTTCTTCACGGAACCCAACGCCCTCACTGTCACG GCTCAGGTCCGTCCTCGTTGTGGACGCCTCGTGGCTTTCAGCTCCGGTGGCGAGAATCCCCATGGCGTGTGGGCCGTGACGCGGGGCCGACGCTGCGCCCTGGCGCTGTGGCACACGTGGGCGCCTGAGCACAGGGAGGAG gagtgGACAGAAGCCAATGAGCTGCTGCAGGAGCCAGAGGAgaccgaggaggaggaggaagaggaaatgcCCAGCAGAGCACCCTCCCCAGAACCCCCCGGCCGCAGGCTTCAGCGGGTCCAAGACAAGGCTGGGAAACTGCCTCGGGTTCGGGAGGAGCTGTGA
- the GPR162 gene encoding probable G-protein coupled receptor 162 isoform X1 — MARGGAGADEASLRSNALSWLACGLLALLANAWIILSISAKQQKHKPLELLLCFLAGTHILMAAVPLTTFAVVQLRRQASSDYDWNESICKVFVSTYYTLALATCFTVASLSYHRMWMVRWPVNYRLSNAKKQALHAVMGIWMVSFILSTLPSIGWHNNGERYYARGCQFIVSKIGLGFGVCFSLLLLGGIVMGLVCVAITFYQTLWARPRRARQARRAGGGWGAKGGGPGGLGTRPAFEVPAIVVEDARGKRRSSLDGSESAKTSLQVTNLVSAIVFLYDSLTGVPILVVSFFSLKSDSAPPWMVLAVLWCSMAQTLLLPSFIWSCERYRADVRTVWEQCVAMMSEEDGDDDGGCDDYADSRLCKVRFDANGATASGGRDPTQVKLLPGRHMLFPPLERIHYLQVPLSRRLSHDETNIFSTPRAPGSFLHKWSSSDDIRVLPAQSRALGGPPEYPGRCRRLEEEEDEEEAEGGGLASLRQFLESGVLGAGGGSPWGPGFFREEITTFIDETPLPSPTASPGPSPRRPRPLGLSPRRLSLGSPDSGAVGLPLGLSAGRRCSLTGGEGSTRAWGGSWGPGNPIFPQLTL, encoded by the exons ATGGctcggggcggggcgggggcggacGAGGCCTCCCTGCGCTCGAACGCCTTGTCCTGGCTGGCCTGTGGGCTGCTGGCGCTGCTGGCCAACGCCTGGATCATCCTCAGCATCTCAGCCAAGCAGCAGAAACACAAGCCGCTGGAGCTGCTGCTTTGCTTCCTGGCCGGCACCCACATCCTCATGGCGGCTGTGCCCCTCACCACCTTCGCCGTGGTGCAGCTACGGCGCCAGGCGTCCTCCGACTATGACTGGAACGAGAGCATCTGCAAGGTCTTTGTGTCCACCTACTACACGCTGGCCCTGGCCACCTGCTTCACGGTCGCCTCGCTCTCCTACCACCGTATGTGGATGGTGCGTTGGCCCGTCAACTACCGCCTCAGCAATGCCAAGAAGCAGGCGCTGCATGCTGTCATGGGCATCTGGATGGTCAGCTTCATCCTCTCCACGCTGCCCTCCATCGGCTGGCACAACAATGGCGAGCGCTACTACGCCCGTGGCTGCCAGTTCATAGTCTCCAAGATCGGCCTCGGCTTTGGCGTCTGCTTCAGCCTCTTGCTCCTTGGGGGCATTGTCATGGGGCTGGTCTGTGTGGCCATCACTTTCTACCAGACCCTGTGGGCCCGGCCCCGGAGGGCTCGACAGGCCCGGAGagcggggggtgggtggggggccaAGGGGGGTGGGCCAGGGGGGCTGGGTACCCGGCCAGCCTTTGAAGTGCCAGCCATTGTGGTGGAGGATGCCCGAGGGAAGCGGCGGTCCTCGCTGGACGGCTCCGAGTCCGCCAAGACATCACTGCAGGTTACCAACTTGGTCAGCGCCATCGTCTTTCTCTATGACTCGCTCACAGGGGTGCCCATCTTG GTGGTGAGCTTCTTCTCCCTTAAGTCGGACTCTGCTCCCCCGTGGATGGTGCTGGCTGTGCTCTGGTGCTCCATGGCACAGACGCTGCTGCTGCCCTCCTTCATCTGGTCCTGCGAGCGCTACCGCGCCGACGTGCGCACGGTGTGGGAGCAGTGTGTGGCCATGATGTCCGAGGAGGACGGCGATGACG ATGGGGGCTGTGATGACTACGCAGATAGCCGACTGTGCAAAGTTCGCTTTGATGCCAATGGGGCCACGGCATCGGGGGGCCGGGACCCCACCCAGGTGAAGCTGCTACCTGGAAGGCATATGCTCTTTCCACCTCTCGAGAGGATCCACTACTTACAG GTCCCTCTGTCCCGCCGTCTGTCCCACGATGAGACCAACATCTTCTCCACCCCTCGGGCACCAGGCTCCTTCCTGCACAAGTGGTCATCCTCCGATGACATCCGGGTCCTCCCGGCCCAGAGCAGGGCCCTCGGGGGCCCTCCTGAGTACCCGGGACGCTGCCGCAggctggaggaggaagaggatgaggaggaggcTGAAGGTGGGGGGCTGGCCAGCCTCCGCCAGTTCCTGGAGAGTGGGGttctgggggcaggtgggggatCTCCATGGGGTCCTGGCTTCTTCCGGGAGGAGATCACCACCTTCATCGATGAGACACCTCTGCCTTCTCCGACTGCCTCACCAGGGCCTTCTCCTCGTCGGCCCAGGCCGCTGGGCTTGTCTCCCCGCCGACTCTCCCTTGGGTCCCCTGATAGTGGAGCCGTCGGACTTCCTTTGGGGCTAAGTGCAGGGAGACGCTGCTCCTTGACAGGGGGCGAGGGGAGTACAAGGGCTTGGGGAGGATCCTGGGGTCCAGGTAACCCCATCTTCCCCCAGCTGACCCTGTGA
- the GPR162 gene encoding probable G-protein coupled receptor 162 isoform X2 — protein sequence MWMVRWPVNYRLSNAKKQALHAVMGIWMVSFILSTLPSIGWHNNGERYYARGCQFIVSKIGLGFGVCFSLLLLGGIVMGLVCVAITFYQTLWARPRRARQARRAGGGWGAKGGGPGGLGTRPAFEVPAIVVEDARGKRRSSLDGSESAKTSLQVTNLVVSFFSLKSDSAPPWMVLAVLWCSMAQTLLLPSFIWSCERYRADVRTVWEQCVAMMSEEDGDDDGGCDDYADSRLCKVRFDANGATASGGRDPTQVKLLPGRHMLFPPLERIHYLQVPLSRRLSHDETNIFSTPRAPGSFLHKWSSSDDIRVLPAQSRALGGPPEYPGRCRRLEEEEDEEEAEGGGLASLRQFLESGVLGAGGGSPWGPGFFREEITTFIDETPLPSPTASPGPSPRRPRPLGLSPRRLSLGSPDSGAVGLPLGLSAGRRCSLTGGEGSTRAWGGSWGPGNPIFPQLTL from the exons ATGTGGATGGTGCGTTGGCCCGTCAACTACCGCCTCAGCAATGCCAAGAAGCAGGCGCTGCATGCTGTCATGGGCATCTGGATGGTCAGCTTCATCCTCTCCACGCTGCCCTCCATCGGCTGGCACAACAATGGCGAGCGCTACTACGCCCGTGGCTGCCAGTTCATAGTCTCCAAGATCGGCCTCGGCTTTGGCGTCTGCTTCAGCCTCTTGCTCCTTGGGGGCATTGTCATGGGGCTGGTCTGTGTGGCCATCACTTTCTACCAGACCCTGTGGGCCCGGCCCCGGAGGGCTCGACAGGCCCGGAGagcggggggtgggtggggggccaAGGGGGGTGGGCCAGGGGGGCTGGGTACCCGGCCAGCCTTTGAAGTGCCAGCCATTGTGGTGGAGGATGCCCGAGGGAAGCGGCGGTCCTCGCTGGACGGCTCCGAGTCCGCCAAGACATCACTGCAGGTTACCAACTTG GTGGTGAGCTTCTTCTCCCTTAAGTCGGACTCTGCTCCCCCGTGGATGGTGCTGGCTGTGCTCTGGTGCTCCATGGCACAGACGCTGCTGCTGCCCTCCTTCATCTGGTCCTGCGAGCGCTACCGCGCCGACGTGCGCACGGTGTGGGAGCAGTGTGTGGCCATGATGTCCGAGGAGGACGGCGATGACG ATGGGGGCTGTGATGACTACGCAGATAGCCGACTGTGCAAAGTTCGCTTTGATGCCAATGGGGCCACGGCATCGGGGGGCCGGGACCCCACCCAGGTGAAGCTGCTACCTGGAAGGCATATGCTCTTTCCACCTCTCGAGAGGATCCACTACTTACAG GTCCCTCTGTCCCGCCGTCTGTCCCACGATGAGACCAACATCTTCTCCACCCCTCGGGCACCAGGCTCCTTCCTGCACAAGTGGTCATCCTCCGATGACATCCGGGTCCTCCCGGCCCAGAGCAGGGCCCTCGGGGGCCCTCCTGAGTACCCGGGACGCTGCCGCAggctggaggaggaagaggatgaggaggaggcTGAAGGTGGGGGGCTGGCCAGCCTCCGCCAGTTCCTGGAGAGTGGGGttctgggggcaggtgggggatCTCCATGGGGTCCTGGCTTCTTCCGGGAGGAGATCACCACCTTCATCGATGAGACACCTCTGCCTTCTCCGACTGCCTCACCAGGGCCTTCTCCTCGTCGGCCCAGGCCGCTGGGCTTGTCTCCCCGCCGACTCTCCCTTGGGTCCCCTGATAGTGGAGCCGTCGGACTTCCTTTGGGGCTAAGTGCAGGGAGACGCTGCTCCTTGACAGGGGGCGAGGGGAGTACAAGGGCTTGGGGAGGATCCTGGGGTCCAGGTAACCCCATCTTCCCCCAGCTGACCCTGTGA